One part of the Clostridiaceae bacterium genome encodes these proteins:
- a CDS encoding 50S ribosomal protein L7ae-like protein: MLESLKGKNKTVGIKQTAKAIAADKAKVVFIANDADPKVTENVITQCKLKSIEIVYVESMKQLGKACGIEVGAAAAALLK; the protein is encoded by the coding sequence GTGTTAGAAAGTTTAAAGGGGAAAAATAAAACAGTAGGAATAAAGCAAACAGCTAAAGCAATAGCGGCTGATAAAGCTAAAGTTGTTTTCATTGCAAATGATGCTGACCCAAAAGTAACAGAAAATGTTATAACACAATGTAAATTAAAATCAATTGAAATTGTATATGTAGAAAGCATGAAACAGCTTGGTAAAGCTTGTGGAATAGAAGTTGGAGCAGCTGCTGCTGCTTTATTAAAATAA